From the Streptomyces sp. KMM 9044 genome, one window contains:
- a CDS encoding YbhB/YbcL family Raf kinase inhibitor-like protein: MTDRERRPLPHDFHPPVPSFTVTSKEVKEGATLQDAQVQAGGDTSPQLRWEGFPSETKSFAVTCYDPDAPTGSGFWHWVVFDIPVSVTELPTGAGSGGFEGLPEGAIQARNDYGTKDFGGAAPPPGDGPHRYVFTVYAVDQEKLGPDSDASPAVVGFNLRFHALARAQLIGEYEVPAGP, translated from the coding sequence GTGACCGACCGCGAGAGGCGTCCGCTCCCCCATGACTTCCACCCGCCCGTACCGTCGTTCACGGTGACGAGCAAGGAGGTCAAGGAGGGCGCGACGCTCCAGGACGCCCAGGTGCAGGCAGGCGGCGACACCTCGCCGCAGTTGCGCTGGGAGGGCTTCCCGTCGGAGACCAAGAGCTTCGCGGTGACCTGCTACGACCCGGACGCCCCGACGGGGAGCGGATTCTGGCACTGGGTGGTTTTCGACATCCCTGTCTCGGTGACCGAACTGCCGACCGGTGCGGGCAGCGGCGGGTTCGAGGGGCTGCCCGAGGGCGCGATCCAGGCGCGCAACGACTACGGCACCAAGGACTTCGGCGGGGCGGCGCCACCGCCCGGGGACGGACCGCACCGGTATGTGTTCACGGTGTACGCGGTGGATCAGGAGAAGCTCGGCCCGGACTCGGACGCGTCGCCCGCGGTCGTGGGATTCAACCTGCGGTTCCACGCGCTCGCGCGGGCCCAGCTGATCGGTGAGTACGAGGTGCCCGCCGGCCCCTGA
- a CDS encoding sporulation protein, with amino-acid sequence MAFKKLLASLGAGGASVETVLHEVNVVPGGVVQGEVRIQGGSVNQQIEGLSVGLQAKVEVESGDEEYQQNIEFTKSSLGGAFELEAGAVHAVPFGLEIPWETPITMIDGQSLRGMNIGVTTELAIARAVDSGDLDPINVHPLPAQKAILDAFIQLGFRFKSADMERGQVRGTRQRLPFYQEIEFFPPQQYRGLHQVELTFVADEQAMDVVLEMDKKPGLFSEGSDTFRSFLVGLNDYQGTDWTAYLNQWLSEVGSKRNWF; translated from the coding sequence ATGGCGTTCAAGAAGCTGCTCGCGAGCCTGGGAGCCGGCGGAGCTTCGGTCGAGACGGTGCTGCACGAGGTCAACGTCGTTCCCGGTGGGGTCGTCCAGGGTGAGGTGCGGATCCAGGGCGGGTCCGTGAACCAGCAGATCGAAGGGCTGTCGGTCGGACTGCAGGCCAAGGTCGAGGTCGAGAGCGGCGACGAGGAGTACCAGCAGAACATCGAGTTCACCAAGTCATCTCTCGGTGGCGCCTTCGAGCTCGAGGCGGGTGCGGTGCACGCGGTGCCGTTCGGGCTGGAGATCCCCTGGGAGACCCCGATCACGATGATCGACGGGCAGTCGCTGCGCGGGATGAACATCGGTGTGACCACGGAGCTGGCGATCGCCCGGGCCGTGGACTCCGGCGACCTGGACCCGATCAATGTGCACCCGCTGCCGGCGCAGAAGGCGATCCTGGACGCGTTCATCCAGCTGGGCTTCCGGTTCAAGAGCGCGGACATGGAGCGCGGCCAGGTCCGGGGGACGCGTCAGCGGCTGCCGTTCTACCAGGAGATCGAGTTCTTCCCGCCGCAGCAGTACCGCGGGCTGCACCAGGTCGAGCTGACCTTCGTGGCCGACGAGCAGGCGATGGACGTCGTGCTGGAGATGGACAAGAAGCCCGGTCTGTTCAGTGAGGGCAGCGACACCTTCCGGTCCTTCCTGGTGGGGCTGAACGACTATCAGGGCACCGACTGGACCGCCTACCTCAACCAGTGGCTGTCCGAGGTCGGCAGCAAGCGCAATTGGTTCTAG
- a CDS encoding DNA-3-methyladenine glycosylase, with protein MNDVNLAHPAEEVAPKLLGAVLTHETPEGTVSITITETEAYSGADDPASHAYRGRTPRNAVMFGPAGHLYVYRSHGLHWCANIVTGADGTASAVLIRAGRVIEGEDLAHKRRGNKVESPRLARGPGNFCQALGITTEHNGTALLTGASVTLSQGEPVPDALVRVGPRVGVSRAHDWQHRFHLAGDPTVSAYRLSPRAKPSTEA; from the coding sequence ATGAACGATGTCAATCTCGCTCACCCCGCTGAGGAAGTCGCCCCCAAGCTGCTCGGTGCCGTCCTCACCCACGAGACCCCCGAGGGCACCGTGAGCATCACCATCACGGAGACCGAGGCGTACTCCGGTGCGGACGACCCCGCCTCCCACGCCTACCGAGGCAGGACACCCCGAAACGCCGTCATGTTCGGACCCGCAGGACACCTGTACGTCTACCGGTCTCACGGTCTCCACTGGTGCGCCAACATCGTCACCGGGGCAGACGGCACTGCTTCCGCTGTCCTCATCCGGGCAGGCAGGGTCATCGAAGGGGAAGACCTGGCACACAAGCGGCGAGGGAACAAGGTCGAGAGCCCACGTCTCGCGCGGGGCCCCGGGAACTTCTGCCAAGCGCTCGGCATCACAACAGAGCACAACGGCACAGCCCTGCTGACAGGTGCCTCGGTCACGCTGTCCCAGGGCGAGCCAGTACCGGACGCACTCGTCCGGGTCGGTCCTCGGGTAGGCGTGAGCAGAGCCCACGACTGGCAGCACCGCTTCCACCTCGCCGGTGACCCAACGGTCTCGGCGTACCGACTGAGCCCGAGAGCCAAGCCGTCCACCGAAGCCTGA
- a CDS encoding tetratricopeptide repeat protein: MPIPEDVTGEEIDKDVRQELQSLPKTLAEDVAKNLVMVARLIDEDPESAYGYSRVALRLASRVAAVREAAGFAAYANQKYSEALAEFRAARRMTGTTELWPLMADCERGLGRPEKTLDMAGAPEVQKLDKAGQVEMRLVAAGARRDMGQLDAAIVTLQSSELASHSVQPWTARLRYAYADALLATGRGGEAREWFAKAVEADRDGSTDASDRLAEMDGVEFMDALDEHDEADAGSDTSVDGVEAKGVRADLDDEAAEGDAEKAETDADKD, translated from the coding sequence CTGCCGATCCCTGAGGACGTCACGGGCGAGGAGATCGACAAGGACGTACGGCAGGAACTGCAGAGCCTGCCCAAGACGCTTGCGGAGGATGTCGCCAAGAACCTCGTGATGGTCGCCCGGTTGATCGACGAGGATCCCGAGAGCGCCTACGGCTATTCCAGGGTGGCGCTGCGGCTGGCGTCGCGCGTCGCGGCCGTACGGGAAGCCGCCGGGTTCGCCGCGTACGCCAACCAGAAGTACTCCGAGGCGCTGGCCGAGTTCCGGGCGGCGCGGCGGATGACCGGGACCACGGAGCTGTGGCCGCTCATGGCCGACTGCGAGCGTGGGCTCGGGCGGCCGGAGAAGACGCTGGACATGGCCGGTGCGCCCGAGGTGCAGAAGCTGGACAAGGCCGGGCAGGTCGAGATGCGGCTCGTCGCAGCCGGCGCGCGGCGCGACATGGGGCAGCTGGATGCCGCCATCGTGACGCTTCAGAGCTCCGAGCTGGCGTCCCACTCCGTGCAGCCGTGGACGGCGCGGCTGCGATACGCCTACGCCGACGCGCTTCTCGCCACCGGGCGGGGAGGCGAGGCACGGGAGTGGTTCGCGAAGGCCGTGGAGGCCGACCGGGACGGCAGCACCGACGCGTCGGACCGGCTGGCCGAGATGGACGGCGTGGAGTTCATGGACGCGCTCGACGAGCACGACGAAGCCGATGCCGGCTCCGACACCTCGGTCGACGGGGTCGAGGCCAAGGGCGTGCGCGCGGATCTGGACGACGAAGCGGCCGAGGGCGACGCCGAAAAGGCCGAGACCGATGCCGACAAGGATTGA
- a CDS encoding DUF1015 domain-containing protein, whose protein sequence is MKTAGPSEAKASRGLELIPFQGLRYDPDRVGSLAAVTSPPYDVVVRPDGLHHLQSADPYNIVRLILPEADTPKARNAQAAETLNRWRAEGILTTDPLPGFYVYEQRDGDGLLQRGIIGTLRVSDPDEQLVLPHEDVMPHIVADRAALMLATSANLEPLLLTYPGDGSAAATADLIERTAKTPPVLATTTEDGFHHRLWSLTDPEDLVTVRTDLAGQQALIADGHHRWATYRRLRAQHPSPSPWDHGLVLLVDTARYPLRVRAIHRLLHGLPVADALAALHGLFRVRRVDAALPEAMEALAEAAGTGNAFLLTGDGAFHLVDRPDPDLLARTVPTDRPQAWRTLDATVLHSTLLDQVWHIPEDSPAHIAYIHDAAATVEKAERDGGTAVLMHPVREEIVRDLARRGVTMPRKSTSFGPKPASGLVLRAFDG, encoded by the coding sequence ATGAAGACTGCAGGTCCCTCGGAAGCGAAGGCGAGCCGAGGCCTGGAACTCATCCCGTTCCAAGGCCTTCGTTACGACCCCGACCGGGTCGGCAGCCTGGCCGCCGTGACATCCCCGCCGTACGACGTCGTCGTCCGCCCCGACGGTCTGCATCACCTGCAGTCCGCCGACCCGTACAACATCGTCCGGCTGATCCTGCCCGAGGCCGACACCCCAAAGGCCCGCAACGCCCAGGCCGCCGAGACGCTGAACCGCTGGCGGGCCGAGGGCATCCTGACCACAGACCCCCTGCCCGGCTTCTACGTCTACGAACAGCGCGACGGCGACGGCCTGCTGCAGCGCGGGATCATCGGCACCCTGCGTGTGTCGGACCCCGACGAGCAACTGGTCCTGCCGCACGAGGACGTCATGCCGCACATCGTCGCCGACCGGGCGGCCCTGATGCTGGCCACCTCGGCGAACCTCGAGCCCCTGCTGCTGACCTACCCCGGCGACGGCTCGGCAGCCGCCACCGCCGACCTGATCGAGCGCACGGCCAAGACGCCTCCCGTCCTCGCGACCACCACGGAGGACGGCTTCCACCACCGCCTGTGGTCCCTCACCGACCCCGAGGACCTGGTGACCGTCCGGACCGACCTGGCCGGCCAGCAAGCGCTCATCGCCGACGGCCACCACCGCTGGGCGACCTACCGCCGCCTGCGCGCGCAGCACCCCTCCCCCAGCCCTTGGGACCACGGCCTGGTGCTCCTCGTCGACACCGCCCGCTACCCGCTGCGCGTCCGCGCCATCCACCGCCTGCTGCACGGCCTGCCGGTCGCGGACGCGCTGGCCGCCCTCCACGGCCTGTTCCGGGTCCGCCGCGTGGACGCCGCGCTGCCGGAGGCCATGGAGGCACTGGCCGAGGCCGCGGGCACGGGCAACGCGTTCCTCCTGACCGGCGACGGTGCCTTCCACCTCGTGGACCGCCCGGACCCGGACCTGCTGGCCCGTACGGTCCCCACCGACCGTCCACAAGCCTGGCGCACCCTGGACGCGACGGTCCTGCACTCCACACTCCTGGACCAGGTGTGGCACATCCCCGAGGACTCCCCGGCCCACATCGCCTACATCCACGACGCGGCCGCGACCGTCGAGAAGGCGGAACGCGACGGTGGTACGGCGGTGCTGATGCATCCGGTCCGCGAGGAGATCGTCCGCGACCTCGCCCGCCGGGGCGTCACGATGCCCCGCAAGTCGACATCCTTCGGGCCCAAGCCGGCATCGGGTCTGGTCCTACGCGCTTTCGACGGGTGA
- a CDS encoding HAD hydrolase-like protein: MSRSVRTRPEGSGQALSEAYDTALLDLDGVVYAGGKAIVHAVAALATARAGGMHLAYVTNNALRTPDTVAAHLTELGIPTEAGDVITSAQAVARLVSEQMPPGARVLVIGGEGLRVALSERGLTLVESADDDPAAVVQGYGGSDFPWGRFGEASYAIARGVPWFASNTDLTIPSGRGIAPGNGAAVEVVRIATGAEPQVAGKPLPPMHRETILRTGAEQPLVVGDRLDTDIEGAFNGGVDALLVLTGVTDGAQLLAAPPQHRPTFVDTDLRGMLTGQPEVVAVDGDGFWCGGWTATAAGGHLELDGEGAAVDGLRALCAAAWTAAGDGVCELDGGKALARLDL, translated from the coding sequence ATGAGCCGGAGCGTCAGGACGAGGCCCGAGGGCAGTGGACAGGCCCTGAGCGAGGCGTACGACACGGCGCTGCTCGATCTCGACGGTGTGGTGTACGCGGGCGGGAAGGCGATCGTCCACGCGGTTGCGGCGCTGGCCACGGCCCGCGCCGGGGGCATGCACCTGGCGTACGTGACGAACAACGCCCTGCGCACGCCGGACACCGTCGCCGCGCATCTGACGGAGCTGGGGATACCGACGGAGGCCGGCGATGTGATCACGTCGGCGCAGGCGGTCGCGCGGCTGGTGAGTGAGCAGATGCCGCCGGGGGCCCGGGTGCTGGTGATCGGGGGAGAGGGCCTGCGGGTGGCGTTGAGCGAGCGCGGGCTGACGCTGGTGGAGTCGGCGGACGACGACCCGGCGGCGGTGGTGCAGGGGTACGGCGGGTCCGACTTCCCGTGGGGACGGTTCGGGGAGGCGAGTTACGCGATCGCGCGCGGAGTGCCGTGGTTCGCGTCCAACACGGATTTGACGATTCCCAGTGGCCGGGGCATCGCGCCGGGCAATGGGGCCGCGGTGGAGGTCGTACGGATCGCGACCGGCGCCGAGCCGCAGGTGGCGGGCAAGCCACTGCCGCCGATGCACCGGGAGACGATCCTGCGGACGGGCGCCGAGCAGCCGCTGGTGGTGGGCGACCGGCTGGACACCGACATCGAGGGTGCGTTCAACGGCGGTGTCGACGCACTGCTGGTGCTCACGGGCGTGACCGACGGGGCGCAGCTGCTGGCCGCGCCGCCGCAGCACCGGCCCACCTTCGTCGACACCGACCTGCGCGGCATGCTCACCGGGCAGCCGGAGGTCGTCGCGGTGGACGGCGATGGATTTTGGTGCGGTGGCTGGACGGCGACGGCAGCCGGCGGGCACCTGGAGCTGGACGGGGAGGGGGCGGCTGTGGACGGCCTGCGGGCGTTGTGCGCGGCGGCGTGGACAGCAGCGGGTGACGGCGTGTGCGAGCTGGACGGCGGGAAGGCGCTGGCACGTCTGGATCTGTGA
- a CDS encoding FecCD family ABC transporter permease, with amino-acid sequence MLVESPPEQRAETAPAHPNRRALLRVLGLLLSAVILVAVALASIAIGAKDLSLQQVWHGLFEDSGSYGDAVVADRLSRTVLGALAGAALGLAGAVLQALTRNPLADPGLLGINAGASAAVVTAITFFGVTSLSGYVWFAFFGAAAVGALVWFLGGSRGATPVRLVLAGTAITAALFGYLQAVMILDEAALGRMRFWTVGSLSSANSEVIQQVLPFLLAGFVLALLLARPLNAMAMGDDTAKALGANLNRTRGTAMLAATLLCGAATAACGPIVFVGLMVPHVVRSFTGPDLRWILPYAAVLSPVLLLGADVIGRVLTRPAELQVGIVTAIIGGPVFIYLVRRRRTAQL; translated from the coding sequence GTGTTGGTCGAGAGTCCACCTGAACAGCGCGCGGAGACTGCCCCCGCGCATCCGAACCGCCGGGCGTTGCTCCGTGTCCTGGGGCTGCTCCTCTCTGCCGTGATCCTGGTGGCCGTCGCCCTGGCCAGTATCGCGATCGGGGCGAAGGACCTGTCCCTGCAACAGGTCTGGCACGGCCTGTTCGAGGATTCGGGCAGCTACGGCGACGCGGTCGTCGCCGACCGGTTGTCACGGACCGTCCTCGGCGCGCTCGCCGGTGCCGCGCTCGGCCTGGCGGGAGCGGTGCTCCAGGCACTGACCCGTAATCCGCTGGCCGATCCGGGGCTGCTCGGCATCAACGCGGGCGCGTCCGCGGCGGTCGTCACGGCCATCACCTTCTTCGGCGTCACCTCGCTCTCCGGCTATGTGTGGTTCGCGTTCTTCGGAGCCGCGGCGGTCGGGGCGCTGGTGTGGTTCCTCGGCGGCAGCCGGGGCGCGACCCCCGTGCGCCTGGTGCTCGCCGGCACCGCGATCACCGCCGCGCTGTTCGGCTATCTCCAAGCGGTCATGATTCTCGACGAGGCGGCCCTGGGCCGGATGCGCTTCTGGACGGTCGGATCGCTCTCCTCGGCAAACAGTGAGGTCATCCAGCAGGTGCTGCCGTTCCTGCTGGCCGGCTTCGTGCTGGCGTTGTTGCTCGCCCGGCCGCTGAACGCCATGGCCATGGGCGACGACACCGCCAAGGCTCTCGGCGCCAACCTGAACCGCACGCGAGGGACGGCCATGCTCGCCGCGACCCTGCTGTGCGGGGCCGCGACGGCCGCGTGCGGGCCGATCGTCTTCGTCGGCCTGATGGTGCCGCACGTCGTACGCTCGTTCACCGGACCCGACCTGCGCTGGATCCTGCCGTACGCGGCGGTCCTGTCGCCTGTCCTGCTGCTCGGCGCCGATGTCATCGGCCGCGTCCTGACCCGGCCCGCGGAGCTCCAGGTCGGCATCGTCACCGCGATCATCGGCGGCCCGGTGTTCATCTATCTCGTACGACGGCGGAGGACGGCCCAGCTGTGA
- a CDS encoding FecCD family ABC transporter permease, with protein MKTNRAVRTPGGLSLQVDARAFVVGVLLLLVALTASVVLIGTGDFPVPVADVVRTLLSEGDPGQEFIVTELRLPRVLVGLLVGASLGLAGALFQSISRNPLGSPDVLGLGQGATAGALVVIVLFSGTADQVALGALAGGLVTGFAIYVLAWKRGMHGYRLVLVGIGVSAIVTAVNGYLLTKSDIVDAARAIVWMTGSLDGRDWDQVWPLLTLCVLLVPLVLANSRGLRMMEMGDDVSYALGVRVERVRLVLMLSAVLLTASATAASGPVGFVALTAPQLARRLTRSPGPNLVPSMCMGAALLVSADWISQRAFGAEQLPVGVVTGVLGGVYLLWLLVTERKAGRI; from the coding sequence GTGAAGACCAACCGTGCTGTGCGTACCCCGGGCGGCCTCTCGCTCCAGGTGGACGCGCGCGCTTTCGTCGTCGGTGTTCTGCTGCTGCTCGTGGCGCTCACCGCGAGCGTGGTACTGATCGGCACCGGCGACTTCCCGGTACCCGTCGCCGACGTGGTCCGGACCCTGCTGAGCGAGGGTGACCCCGGCCAGGAGTTCATCGTCACCGAACTGCGGCTGCCCCGGGTCCTGGTGGGGCTCCTCGTCGGCGCCTCGCTCGGTCTCGCCGGCGCGCTGTTCCAGTCCATCTCCCGCAATCCGCTGGGCAGCCCGGACGTCCTCGGCCTGGGCCAGGGGGCCACGGCCGGTGCGCTCGTGGTGATCGTGCTGTTCTCCGGAACGGCCGACCAGGTCGCCCTCGGCGCCCTGGCCGGCGGACTGGTGACCGGGTTCGCCATCTATGTGCTCGCCTGGAAGCGGGGGATGCACGGATACCGGCTGGTCCTGGTCGGTATCGGTGTCTCCGCGATCGTCACCGCGGTCAACGGATATCTGCTCACCAAGTCCGACATCGTGGACGCCGCCCGGGCGATCGTCTGGATGACCGGTTCCCTCGACGGCCGTGACTGGGACCAGGTCTGGCCCCTGCTCACGCTGTGCGTCCTTCTCGTACCGCTGGTTCTCGCCAACTCCCGCGGGCTCAGGATGATGGAGATGGGCGACGACGTGTCGTACGCCCTCGGGGTCCGGGTGGAACGCGTACGGCTGGTGCTGATGCTGTCCGCGGTCCTGCTCACCGCGTCGGCGACGGCGGCCTCCGGGCCGGTCGGCTTCGTCGCGCTCACCGCACCGCAGCTCGCCCGGCGTCTGACCCGTTCGCCCGGACCGAACCTCGTGCCGTCGATGTGCATGGGCGCAGCCCTGCTGGTGAGCGCCGACTGGATCTCGCAGCGGGCCTTCGGCGCCGAGCAGTTGCCCGTGGGCGTGGTCACCGGTGTGCTCGGCGGTGTCTACCTGCTCTGGCTGCTGGTCACCGAGCGCAAGGCGGGCCGGATATGA
- a CDS encoding ABC transporter ATP-binding protein, with the protein MTRTVHGPTNGTADPQTGGPNNRRSTVSRLSAEDVTLAYDQRVIAEQLSVEIPDNSFTVIVGPNACGKSTLLRALSRMLKPSRGRVLLDGQVIQSIPAKKVARTLGLLPQSSIAPDGITVADLVGRGRYPHQGILRQWSTEDERVVRESMARTGIADLGERHVDELSGGQRQRVWIAMALAQETPLLLLDEPTTYLDIQHQIDVLDLCAELHEEQGRTLVAVLHDLNHAARYATHLIALRDGKIIAQGTPKEIVTARLVEQVFGLSCQVIDDPETGTPLVVPAARKTRTAAKWDSGRQNPGKQAAATVGAREAS; encoded by the coding sequence ATGACGCGAACCGTCCACGGACCGACCAACGGAACGGCCGACCCGCAGACCGGCGGGCCGAACAACCGAAGGAGTACCGTGAGCCGACTGTCCGCCGAGGACGTCACCCTCGCCTACGACCAGCGGGTCATCGCCGAGCAGTTGTCGGTGGAGATACCGGACAACTCCTTCACCGTGATCGTCGGTCCGAACGCCTGCGGCAAGTCGACGCTTCTGCGGGCGCTGTCGCGGATGCTGAAGCCCAGTCGGGGGCGGGTGCTGCTGGACGGTCAGGTCATCCAGTCGATACCCGCGAAGAAGGTCGCCCGCACTCTCGGACTGCTGCCCCAGTCCTCGATCGCGCCCGACGGGATCACGGTCGCCGACCTGGTGGGGCGCGGCCGGTATCCGCACCAGGGCATCCTGCGCCAGTGGTCCACCGAGGACGAGCGGGTCGTCCGGGAGTCGATGGCCCGGACCGGCATCGCCGACCTGGGCGAGCGCCATGTCGACGAACTCTCCGGTGGGCAGCGGCAGCGCGTGTGGATCGCCATGGCGCTCGCCCAGGAGACCCCGCTGCTGCTGCTCGACGAGCCGACGACCTATCTGGACATCCAGCACCAGATCGACGTACTGGACCTGTGCGCGGAACTGCACGAGGAACAGGGCCGCACCCTCGTCGCCGTCCTGCACGACCTCAACCACGCCGCCCGGTACGCCACCCACCTCATCGCGCTGCGCGACGGGAAGATCATCGCGCAGGGTACGCCGAAGGAGATCGTCACCGCCCGGCTGGTCGAGCAGGTCTTCGGCCTGAGCTGCCAGGTCATCGACGACCCCGAAACGGGTACGCCCCTGGTCGTGCCGGCAGCCCGCAAGACGCGGACCGCGGCGAAGTGGGACTCAGGCAGGCAGAATCCGGGCAAGCAGGCCGCGGCCACGGTGGGAGCTAGAGAAGCTTCCTGA
- a CDS encoding sterol-binding protein — translation MATIEECRAALDELSDSIQRAEGDVRTAAAMDRSVSCHITDLDVTFVGRLTGGRIEVHDTLEGPPRERAQIRLAMRGDDLLALVDGDLHFARAWGSGRVILEAGLRDLFHLRKLL, via the coding sequence ATGGCCACGATCGAGGAGTGCCGTGCCGCACTCGACGAACTCTCCGACTCCATACAGCGTGCCGAGGGCGACGTCCGCACGGCGGCGGCCATGGACCGCTCGGTCAGCTGTCACATCACCGACCTGGACGTGACCTTCGTCGGCCGGCTCACCGGCGGGCGGATCGAGGTGCACGACACGCTGGAAGGCCCTCCGCGCGAGCGGGCGCAGATCCGGCTCGCCATGCGGGGGGACGACCTGCTGGCCCTGGTCGACGGCGACCTGCACTTCGCCAGGGCCTGGGGATCGGGCCGGGTGATTCTGGAGGCCGGTCTGCGCGACCTGTTCCATCTCAGGAAGCTTCTCTAG
- a CDS encoding TlyA family RNA methyltransferase, with product MAGAARRRLDAELVRRKLARSREHAGQLIAAGRVSVGKTVATKPATQVETAAAILVAEDAGDPDYVSRGGHKLAGAFEVFAPQGLVVRGRRALDAGASTGGFTDVLLRAGAAHVVAVDVGYGQLAWSLRNDERVTVKDRTNVRELTLEAIDGEPVDLVVGDLSFIPLGLVLPALKRCVRPDADLVMMVKPQFEVGRERLGSGGVVRSPQLRAEAVREVAARAWELGLGAKGVTASPLPGPSGNVEYFLWLRAGAPEPDPADVDRAVAEGPR from the coding sequence GTGGCAGGAGCCGCACGCCGCCGCCTCGACGCGGAGCTGGTCCGCCGGAAGCTCGCCCGGTCGCGCGAGCACGCCGGCCAGCTGATCGCCGCCGGGCGGGTCAGTGTAGGCAAGACCGTCGCGACCAAGCCCGCCACCCAGGTGGAGACCGCCGCCGCGATCCTCGTCGCCGAGGACGCCGGAGACCCGGACTACGTGTCGCGCGGCGGCCACAAGCTCGCCGGCGCGTTCGAGGTGTTCGCACCGCAGGGGCTGGTCGTCCGGGGACGGCGGGCGCTGGACGCCGGTGCCTCGACCGGGGGTTTCACCGATGTCCTGCTCCGGGCCGGGGCGGCCCACGTGGTCGCCGTGGACGTCGGATACGGACAACTCGCCTGGTCTCTCCGCAACGATGAACGCGTCACCGTCAAGGACCGTACGAACGTAAGGGAGTTGACGCTTGAAGCAATCGATGGGGAGCCTGTGGATCTTGTCGTGGGGGATCTGTCCTTCATCCCGCTCGGGCTGGTCCTGCCCGCCCTGAAACGGTGCGTGCGGCCGGACGCCGATCTGGTGATGATGGTCAAGCCACAGTTCGAGGTGGGCAGGGAGCGGCTGGGCAGCGGCGGCGTCGTACGCAGCCCGCAGTTGCGCGCCGAAGCCGTGCGGGAAGTGGCCGCCAGGGCCTGGGAGCTGGGACTGGGGGCGAAGGGCGTGACCGCGAGTCCGCTGCCCGGACCCTCGGGGAATGTCGAATACTTTCTGTGGCTGCGGGCGGGGGCTCCGGAACCGGACCCGGCCGACGTCGACCGTGCAGTGGCGGAGGGGCCGCGTTGA
- a CDS encoding NAD kinase has translation MTPNRARTVFLLAHTGRPAAIRSAELVVKGLLASGLGVRVLEAEARDLPLPDEVGTVKEATPECLDDCELLIVLGGDGTLLRGAEFARASGVPMLGVNLGSVGFLAEAERDDLDKVVDRVVSKAYEVEERMTVDVVVHKNGTIVHTDWALNEAAVQKVSAERMLEVVLEIDGRPVTGFGCDGIVCATPTGSTAYAFSAGGPVVWPEVEALLMVPISAHALFAKPLVTSPDSVLAVEMLPHVPPGVLWCDGRRTVELPAGARVEVRRGAVPVRLARLHHASFTDRLVAKFALPVSGWRGAPH, from the coding sequence TTGACACCGAACCGAGCTCGTACTGTTTTCCTGCTCGCCCACACCGGCCGCCCCGCGGCCATCCGCAGCGCGGAGCTCGTGGTCAAAGGACTGCTGGCTTCCGGGCTGGGGGTGCGGGTGCTGGAGGCCGAGGCGCGGGACCTGCCGCTGCCGGACGAGGTGGGGACCGTCAAGGAGGCCACCCCCGAGTGCCTCGACGACTGCGAACTGCTGATCGTGCTCGGCGGTGACGGCACGCTGCTGCGCGGCGCGGAGTTCGCCCGTGCCTCGGGCGTGCCGATGCTCGGCGTGAACCTCGGCAGCGTCGGCTTCCTCGCCGAGGCCGAGCGGGACGACCTCGACAAGGTCGTCGACCGGGTGGTGAGCAAGGCGTACGAGGTCGAGGAACGGATGACCGTCGACGTCGTCGTGCACAAGAACGGCACCATCGTGCACACGGACTGGGCGCTGAACGAGGCGGCCGTGCAGAAGGTGTCCGCCGAGCGGATGCTGGAGGTCGTCCTGGAGATCGACGGGCGTCCGGTGACCGGGTTCGGCTGCGACGGCATCGTCTGCGCCACCCCGACCGGATCGACCGCGTACGCGTTCTCCGCCGGGGGACCTGTCGTGTGGCCCGAGGTCGAGGCGCTGCTGATGGTGCCGATCAGTGCGCACGCCCTGTTCGCCAAGCCGCTGGTGACCTCGCCGGACTCGGTGCTCGCGGTGGAAATGCTGCCGCACGTACCGCCCGGCGTGCTGTGGTGCGACGGGCGGCGGACGGTGGAACTGCCGGCCGGCGCGCGGGTGGAGGTCCGGCGCGGTGCCGTCCCGGTCCGGCTGGCCCGACTGCATCACGCCTCGTTCACGGACCGGCTGGTGGCCAAGTTCGCGCTGCCGGTCTCGGGATGGCGGGGAGCCCCGCACTAG